The genomic window ACCACAGGCTCAGTTCCTCTCCCTGTCGTACTGCTGTTGTTAGGTTATTATATGATACAGTCTCAGAAGTTAGTTCCCAAAAGGAGTGTTTTGAGTAATGGAAGGAGAGAATACTCAACTGAATTTAAAGGCTTTActgagtgtttaaaaaaaaagagtctccTTACTTCATGCTGTCGTTCAGtcacttttaattcttttctgttattgtggctgttcagtcatttttcaatcatttctgactctttgtgactttatttggggttttctcagcaaagatactggagtgatttgccatttctttctccagttcattttacagatgaggaaactaaggcaaacaaggttaagtgacttggccaaggtcacacagccagtaagagtctggagctagatttgaactcaagaaaacagtcttgctgactccaggcctggttctcTAACCGCTATGACAACCCTAGTTGCCCTATAGCCTTACTTCATGCCCAGATGTCATTCTTGGAGACTGTTAGATGTGGGAGAAAGACCCGTGGAAGTCAGAAAATCTGTATTCCAATTCTAGCTCACTTTCCTACCTCTTTGCCCAAATTGATGTTCTCAGGTGCCTGCAGCTCTGACATGCTGTGACCTGTGACCTGTCTTctaatttccccctccctctgtgATTTTAGGTTCTAAGGGACCTCTCAGAATTGATGCTCCACGATCCAGAACCATCCCATCTTTGATATTCCATATTCTcaaaggtccttcccagctctgacaatctATGCTTTGTTCTAGAGTCCTTCCTATCTCTAAAATTCCATGTTCTAAAGGCTTTCTGAGCTCTGATTTTCTATTTTAAGGTCCCTCTGTGACTTTCTAAGCTCAATGTTCTACAGAAACTTCTAGCCTTAACATTCTTTATTTTGTGTCCTAAGACCTCTCAGCTCAGACATTCTATGCATAGAAATTATGTGGAATTGCATGTTCCTATTGCAGGCTCTCATTCCATACATAGGCCAGATAACACACTCCTCCAGATAGCCCCACTGGGGATGAGCTAGCTGTCCTCAGCCAGCAGGCACAAGAGTATTGAACTGCTCACACACCCTGGGAGGACCAAGCTTCTTCAcagccttcttttctctctctgcagACAAGATGACccgcttctcctcctccttctccctcctcgtcttcctcttcttttgcctcttcatcctcctccagCTGCCCTGGGCCACACAGGCCTCCTGCCGGACAGCCACCCATGCTGAATGCCGCCGCCAGAAGTTTGTGCCAGGTTGGGAGCTGGCTGGTGAGGGTGTGGATGTCACCACCCTCCGCCGAACGGGCTACTTCCCTGTAAATGTTCACAGATTCAAGCGTCCCGACGGCACCTGTACCTTGTGCCACAATGATATGCAGGATGGACAGCTCCAGCTCCTTCCCTTGGCCATCACGGACTGGCACAGTCAGAGTGGTAATTGTGAGCGGAGCATAACCAAGACTGAGGCTACCTCTGTCGTGCAGGTGGCCTCTGATGCTGCCAAGAGGATCCAGAATGACTGGAAGGTGGGCCTGGAAGTTCAGCCCAAGCCCAGCGTCAAGGGCAATATAGCCATAGCTGCATCTCATTCAGAGGCGGCCCAGTTCGCAGCTACAAAGGCCCATGAGGACACGTACAGTTTTACCATGGATTCTGTGCAGTGCCCTTACTACAggtaggaggagaggggagggactcAGGGGACAGGCTACAGGGTAGAAGGAACAAAGACCACTGAACACAGAGGACCAAGTGTCATCAGAATGAGAACTAAAGGTTGCCATTTACACAGATAGCCCTTGGATGTTtgcaaagaggaaggaaggaaggaaggaaggaaggaaggaaggaaggaaggaaggaaggaaggaaggaaggaaggaaggaaggaaggaaggaaggaaggaaggaaggaaggaaggaaggaaagaagaaacgaaggaaggaagaaaaaatagttaCTAAGACAAAAAGTGGAGCCAGAGTGGGGTAGGACACAAGTTTTCTGGAAGCAATGGCTGAGTTGATTTGCTCATGTTTCCAGAACTGGaagggggatgggagtggggggaatGAATCAAAGCAGCAGGAGATGCTGCTACAACCTGACAtcagataaggaaagggagatgaGGCTGGCACAGCGAGCCATGATGTGGCAGCAAACGAAAGACCCCATTCATTGGCACCTTCAGGGTCCAGGGCAGGAATTCCAGGCAAgaagattgtttcattttgtcctcataacaaccctgggaagtagctgctattattaagCCCATTTTGCAGAGATGGGAACGGAGGTTGAAAggtgtgaaatgacttgcccaggaccacacagtgAGAAAATATCTGAGACAAGACtcgagttcaggtcttcctgacactttATCTACTCTCCTACCTGGTACAAGCAGGGACTCATTGTTAGCTAAGCAGCAGAAACAAGTGATAATGATAATGGTCAAAATCAAGTAGGGAGTGTGGTAAAATGGCTTGAGAATTAGAATGTCACTCTAATAGGTGTCACTAAGagatattgggcaagtcatttaacctcagttaaaccctcagtttcatcatctgtaaaaatgagttgttCCCTGAGCTCGCTTCCagtttgaaatctatgatctcatgagaTCCCAGGGATAATGGAGAGCTACCAGCACTTATGCATCAGGGACCACAGGGACAGAGtagagtggcatggtcagatttTTAGTTCAAGAAAATCACTTGGACAGCCAtatagaggatggattgggagAGAAACTTGAGTTAGGGAGACCAATAAGAAGACCATTACAACAGTCTAGTCCCTATTACAATAGGGATTAGAATTAGAGCcatggctgtgtgagtggagagaagggatccAATACAAGAGATGTCATGTGGGCAGAACTGACAAGACTGGATACATGGGGTGAGGGAGAATAAAGAATGGAGGTTGTAATTGAAAGGATgatggtgggggggtgggggtgggagtggtgatgatgatgatgggttttttttccacTCAGATTTCACCTGGTAGAGAAACCCCCCCTGAGTCAAGAGTTCCTTCGGGCTGTCAAGGCTCTGCCCCACAAATTCAACACCTCCACTAGCGCCGACTACCATCGGTTCGTTACCAATTACGGCACCCACTTTCTCAAGTCCGTGGTGCTGGGGGGCCGGACCACAGACATCACTGCCCTTCGTACATGCAGGCTGGCTCTGGATGGGCTCAAGACCAATGACGTGAGCACCTGCCTTAGCGTAGAAGCAGCCGTGAGTGTGGGTAACTCTGTAGCCTCATCAGATATCAAGAAGtgtaatgaaaagaagaaaaaccacaACATCCAGGGCTCCTTCCACACCACCTACAGCGAGCGCAAAGTAGAGGTGGAAGGAGGGAAAGTGAAGGGCGGCTCAACGGAACTGCTCTTCTCTGatcaagaaggggaaaagaagttcTCAGAATGGATGGATACACTTCCCAGCAAGCCCGGACTGTTGTCCTATACCCTTGAACCCCTGCACTTCCTACTGGGGTCTAAGAATCCCTGGAGGGAGGAGCTGAGACAGGCTGTAAGCCATTATGTGAACAGCAGAGCCCGGTGGAAAGACTGCAGCAAGCCGTGCCCTCCAGGGCAGAAGAAAAACCCCAGAGACCCATGCCATTGTGTGTGCCAGGCATCAACCTTCACCAATGGTGACTGCTGCCCCAGGGAGAGGGGGCTGGCCCACGTGGAGGTGACCAACATCAGTGCCAAGGACCTGTGGGGAGATTATATCACAGCAACTGATGCTTACATCAAGGCCTTCTTTGCAAACAAGGAGCTGAGGACCCCTGTGGTGTGGAACAACAACCATCCCACGTGGAGCACAAAGCTGGACTTTGGAACCGTGCAGCTGACAACCGCGGGCCCCTTAAGGATGCAGGTGTGGGATGCAGACTATGGCTGGGATGACGACCTTCTGGGTTCTTGTGACCGCATGCCAGAGGCAGGGGGATGGTGGGAGCAGTGCCACTTCACGCATGGCAACCTAAAGTACTATTACCGAGTGACATGCGCCCACCATCTCAAGGGAAGAACGTGTCTGGAGTATGCCCCTCGTGGAGCTCTTGGGGAGCCAGCAGGAAACCGGAGTGGAGCCGTTTGGTAAAAGTTCCAAGAGGATGGGTAAATGGAGGGGAGCAGGTTGTTTCCAAGCCTTAAcaacctagaaggccatgtggTACAACGGGAGAAACAGTGAATTTGGAGTGAAAGGAGACCTTCACTCAAATTTCACCTCTTttccttactacctgtgttactttgaacaaatcatttaatctctctccacctcagtttccttatttttcaaatgagtgggttggaccagatgacttctaaggtcctatCTAGACTTACATTCAGTATTCTGTTTATTTAATAATCATAATCGTGTATTTTAACATAAAACTATCCTTCAATGAGGCTTCATCCAATCCTGATACCGGTAGGATAGTAATGGGGCTCTATCTTTGAAAAAGCAGCAAAATAGATTCTAATGGAAGGGGTAATCCCCACTGGAAAGGGTTGTCATCCTTCCCAAGGCAGGAGCCTGTGCCAAGCCCGGTAGTGTACACATTTGGGGttagaaaataggatggagatcAAACACTTATTCAGGACCCCACCtaggaatttttgtgcccagagaAAGCAGCAAAAATCATGACTTCATTTGATTGGGGGAAGAGGGGCACTGCATACCCATGGAGCAGAacggggagtggggaagggaagactCACCTCAGTCGACTATCTAACAGCTTCCTACTTTAGTGAGTTATTCTTGCTAGCTGGCTACAAAGCTCCAATGCTTTTATGGCTAAAGGACTTCACTGGCTTTCAGCATTCTCTAGATTCGCTGTCCTTGGCTACTGCTCCAGTTCTAGTTGATATCTATTTGACTCACTGCTTTGTTGGCCATGGACAATTAATTTGCCTCTCCACTGAATAAGTTCCTCAAAGagagggactattttatttttgtttctgtgtaCTCACACCTAAAACaatgcccaacacatagtaggtatctaaAAATGCTTTTTGACCTGTTGATTGACTTGCCAAACAGCAGCATTGTCATGGTTTATCTTCTGTCTTCAAGAGACATTCAgtttaaagaacatttttttcagtagCCACTAGTTCATGCTCTAAAGGAACTGACTGGCATTGAGAGGTCATAGATGCAATCCCTTGCCTCTATACCTAAACCATCTCAAGTGATTCAATATCAGAGATGACCAGCACCAGGAATGGTCTGCTAGACCATCTAATTCAAGGCATACCTAGTGAAGAAAGCCCTCTAAACATTCTTGAAAATTGGGCATTCAACCTTTGCCTAAAGACTTCTAATGACACAATCATGAGATTCTAAACAAGAATAGACTAActacttatattctaatatgagGGGATGACCCACATGTGCCTTCGAAACTCTATCATCTCCAGGGGTCACCGAGGGAGTCCATTTAGACAGAAGGAATAGGAATGGTTCGGCTTTGCTCCAATACACTTAAAAGAAGAAtgtaaagggagggaaagggaaaagcaggttagggaaaattatcttcCATAATCGAGTGAGAAAGTAGAAGTCTGTATAAACAAGGAGGGAAAGGTTGATACTGGAATCTCACTGTCATCTGAACTgaccaaaggagaaaaaattgatatatttttcttacattaaaacatccctgcattcctggtatatatCCCACTTGGCCCCCATGTATGATCTTTGTGCTATATTGTTGTAGGCTCTtcactagtattttatttagaatcTTTGCATCCGTATTCGTtaatgaaattgatctataattttctttctttttgctttttctgcttCATAAGAGGAGTTACAtaagactccttctttgcctattattccaaataatttaatactggaattagttgatctttaaatgtttgggagaattcacttgcaaatccatccaGTCCAGATGCTTTTTCTTAGAAAGCTTgtttatggcctgttcaatttcttttttataaaataggtttatttagatatattctattttctcttctgtcaatctgAGCAGTTTATATACTTGTAAATacttttccatttcacttaaattgttacatttattggcatataattgggtaaaataattcctaataattgctggaaaataattcctaataattgctttgatttcatcttccttAGTAATAtattcacctctttcatttttgatactagaaatttggttttcttctttttaaaaaaattaaccaatggtttatgtattttattgatatttttcataaaaccaacttctagttttatttattaattcaaagaTTTTTgcacattcaattttattaatctcacctttgatttttaggatttctaatttggtgtttcaTTGCGGGTCATGGGAAATAAATTGGTTGAATGGGAAGTGAATCAGTTGGTTTAAGCTCCATTGAGACCTGTCACTCCTAAAAGTGGCCTTGGAATAGTCAGAAGAGGGACTTACATGGAGTCCCACTCCTGATTAGGCCAGGGTTTTTTGAGTTCTAAGAAACTGGTCAAGGGCAGGGCAAACCTCTATGACTGAGGCTGCTCAGTGCTGAGAAGACTTAGCAGGGACATGATTGTCAACTTCAAGTACAGAAGAAACCATTATGTGCAAGAGAGATTGGACTTGCTCCCCTTGGCcccagaaaagagaatgagaatcattcatccattcaatgAGCATTTGTGGTGCTATGGGAGGGGCTGTAGAGaccaggaaaaaataaacagCTCCCAACCTCAAAGGGCCCATTCCTTGAGAAATACCTGTACACAGACAAGTCAATACTTCTCATTCTCTCCAAAAGTGCttcagcccagtgctctctccctcAAGGTCGGAATTAAAGGATCACAATTGTTCCCTAAAGCCTTCATCTGATTCCTCATCATGCTAAGAAGGTGAGCCTGGGTTGGCAAAAGCTCTGCCAGCAGAGCACAAGCTACATCAGGTCCTGCCAATCTAGAAAGGCTTCAGAGACATGcaatggatgggggagggaagagggcagGGAACCTGACCCCATACTAGCTGCACAACCCTGGTTGTCTTCCAAATGCTCCCCAGCAAAGAAGACTCAGTTACGGGCAAGTTTCTAGCCTGTATCTCTGGAGTGAGTCCTAGATGCCCACACCctctgaaatcacaaatccaggacaaagaaatggaaatagcaaCAACTCTCATCCCCTGTGGTGATTATTATGTGTGAGGCACCAAGCTGAGCTCTTTGcagttatctcctttgatcctcacatcagTCCTGGGAAGTATATGCTACTAtgatctcccttttacagataaggaaactgaggcaaacaaccaaggttaagtgacttgcccagggtcacacaacgaggaagtgtctgaggctggaatgatgatgatgatgataacaacacATATATGTGGCACTTTCTAGTTTACAAACTACTTTGAagacataatttcatttttagccTCGTCACAGactaacacatactggctgtgcagccttaaacaagtcacttacccccaagAGGCTAAGCTTCAGACCAGTCTCTGATCGCCCTGGTTGGGAGGGATTTCCCACACCAGTAAATTCACACATCTTGtccaaaaaaccaacaaaaactcACCCCTTGGAggcaattattattatcactgaTCATTATCAATATTTTGCAGAAATTTTTCTccacatatattgtctcatttgattcttatgacATCTctaggaagcaggtgctattattatgccccttctacaaatgaggaaagtgaggctcagataGGAAAAGGAACTTCctcagggtcctacagctagtaaatgttggtCCTGGAACTCCAATCCAGggctcttgactccaaattcatcatcCCCTTGTCATAAGCTCTAGACTGTTTCTTTAAGAAcacaataaaaatatacatacacatacgtgaCCACACACCCTTGTCCCTCCCCACCCCGTTTAGAGTGGTTTTTTTCAAAGTTTCTGGGCGGTAGTGGCTGCTGGGCTCTGGTCTGACTTCTTCCGGGGCTCCCTCTCTCCTCAGACAGCCCAGTGGGACTCCAGTCCTTAACTGTAGGGCTCCCACACACTGCCTCTACTGAGGTTAGCCCAGGTGATCATCGTGGTGTCTTTGAAGCTCTTAGAGCAAGTGGTTCTGTCTTATACATCTGAGCGCCATAACAACAAACCATTTACCTCCCTGCCTCgaatctctcccctttccaatccacTCTCCACTAAGACGCCAAAATGGACCTCTGCCATATCTTCCCTGTTCAAGAATCTTGCTTGCCCAAAATATCAACTtctctgtttgatatttaaagcccttcctagtCTTGAACCCCAACCCTTTCAGGGTTACTGCACATTGCGCTCCTTTGCACACTCCAGATTCCATCTCTATCTGCTTGTACATACAGACTCTACTTGCTCTTAGAATACATTCATTCCATCCACACCTCCAGCTTTTGGAATCCCTAGATTCTTTGGCACTCCAAAGcccatgatcctatgacctaCCATCTtgattgggttcaaatccctccccCAAATGTTCTCCCTTCGATCTCACAGGAATTAGCCTCACTAACTCATTGGAGTGGGCCTCAGAACATCGAATGCCATAGTcaggagggacttcagaggtcacctcatccaatattctcattttcaaggagaagggaaatgatcTCTCACTCCTCCCTTCaagtatttttgcctttctggaAACAAACATTCTGGTTTCCCCAATCCCCCTATATTGTAGGTGAAAGATCCCTGGGTGGGGGGCCCACTCTGGAGATCAAAGTCTGGGCCCTGAACTGAGTCTACCCATGGAGCTAGCtatggtggggggaagggagttgAGCCCTCAGGGTCCAGTCCTGATTGTAGCACTGGGATCAGCACGAGCAGGCAAGGAGGTTTTATGTGGACACCTGGCCAGTAATAGCACCTCAGAGCCCAGCCCTAATCTTCAAAGCAATTCTGGGACCGCCCATCAGTTCTGGTAGGACCAGAGGAGCTAGGTGGGGTCTGAGCTAAAGGAGGCAATGGTTCAGTGCCAGAGGCGAGCTCCAACCCTGGCAGGATCAATGCTGGAGCTAGAGAGGGCTATGTCTACAAAGCTCTAGATCCTCCCATTCCAGCTCAGAAACCCAGGCAATACTCATCTTGTGAAGGAAAGGTCAATCCATCTGTGCCTTATCCTCTGTCCTACAGGTAAAACTGTCTCACCAATTACAACGTGAGCCCTTTGACCTGTAGGTGGAACAAGACATAGACTTCTGGGCATGTAATTAGCaggaagatgggttcaaatctggcctcagatgattaccagctgtgtaatcctggacaattcactcaacctctgtgtgcctcagttttctcatctgtaaactgggataATAATCGCATCTGCCTTTTAGCATTGTTCTGAGGCtcaagtgagacaatatttgtaaagcactttgcaaacctaaaattgcaatgttagctattactatttttaAGAGCAGGGA from Notamacropus eugenii isolate mMacEug1 chromosome 1, mMacEug1.pri_v2, whole genome shotgun sequence includes these protein-coding regions:
- the PRF1 gene encoding perforin-1, which codes for MGRVMSLKHHLKRPLQRDRVISGRDRQHSDKMTRFSSSFSLLVFLFFCLFILLQLPWATQASCRTATHAECRRQKFVPGWELAGEGVDVTTLRRTGYFPVNVHRFKRPDGTCTLCHNDMQDGQLQLLPLAITDWHSQSGNCERSITKTEATSVVQVASDAAKRIQNDWKVGLEVQPKPSVKGNIAIAASHSEAAQFAATKAHEDTYSFTMDSVQCPYYRFHLVEKPPLSQEFLRAVKALPHKFNTSTSADYHRFVTNYGTHFLKSVVLGGRTTDITALRTCRLALDGLKTNDVSTCLSVEAAVSVGNSVASSDIKKCNEKKKNHNIQGSFHTTYSERKVEVEGGKVKGGSTELLFSDQEGEKKFSEWMDTLPSKPGLLSYTLEPLHFLLGSKNPWREELRQAVSHYVNSRARWKDCSKPCPPGQKKNPRDPCHCVCQASTFTNGDCCPRERGLAHVEVTNISAKDLWGDYITATDAYIKAFFANKELRTPVVWNNNHPTWSTKLDFGTVQLTTAGPLRMQVWDADYGWDDDLLGSCDRMPEAGGWWEQCHFTHGNLKYYYRVTCAHHLKGRTCLEYAPRGALGEPAGNRSGAVW